Genomic DNA from Fibrobacter sp.:
ATTCAGCAAATACTTACCGATCACCGTTGTGCCGGAACGGTCAAAGTTCACCGTTGCAATGTCGGACGGATAGTTGGGAATGAAGAAGTAACCGTAGACACTGGGAAGCACGCCCAGAAGCACAGCACCTTCGATACCCAGGCTGTAAGCCAGCGGAAGCATGGCCACCACTACGGCGCCCTGGGAGTTGATCAGCACAGAAACGGCGAAGAAAGCAAAAGCAATTGCCCAGGGATAATGCTGCACAATATCCTTTAGACCACCCTGCATCACATCCATGTAGTTGGCGAAGTAGGTATCGGCAAGCCAGGCAATACCGTAAATGGCAACCACAGCCACCATGCCAGACTGCCAAACAGCACCAGCCACAGCCTTCTTGGGCTGAGCCTTGCAGAAAATAATCATGAAGGCGGCTGCAGAAATCATCACAATCTGAATGATGATGTTCATGCCGATAGGCTTCACCTGGGCGACGCCATCTACAATCTTACCTGTAGGAACAACAGGGCGAATATCGTGCCCCGCAATCTGGAACAGAGAGAACATCACAATCACAGCAAGGGCAATAAGGAAGATGTACACGGAACGCTTCGCTTCTTTGGAGACCTTCATGTCCAGCACAGAAGCGGTGTTACCGTACATGTATTCGCGCTGCTGCGGGTCCTTCAGCTTCGCCTGGAACACCGGGTCCTTCTCAAGGTCGAGGCCGCGCTTGTAGCTAACGCCGGCGGCAGCCATCAGGCCGCAAAGGCAAGCGGGAATGGTCACCGCAATCACCTGCAGGTTGTTGATTTCAAAACCGTTGGCATTGGAGATCACTACGAAGGATGCCACCGCAGCCGCAATGGGAGAACAGGTAATGCCCACCTGGGAAGCGACGGATGCCACGGCACAAGGACGCTCCGGACGGATGCCCTTCTTCAGGGAAATGTCGCAGATAATGGGCATCAAGGTGTAAACCACATGGCCGGTACCTACGAGAACCGTAAGGAAGAACGTGCAAAGCGGAGCCAGGAAAATAATCTGGTTGGGATGCTTACGCAAAAGCCTTTCCGCAATCTGGATAAGCCAATCCATACCGCCGGCAGCCTGCATAATACCAGCGCAGGTCACAGCGGCAATGATGATATAAATAACATCGGTAGGCGGCTTACCCGGAGCCATGCCAAAGCCTAGCACCAGAATGGCAAGGCCAATACCAGAAATTGCACCCAAGGCAAGACTGCCGTAACGTGAACCCACGTAAAGGGCAGCCAGCACAATCAACAGCTGAATAATCATCACAGCAGTCATAAGAACTCCTTTTTAAGGAAATCTATCTCAAGATTTTCCAAAAGGGCGATTCTCATAAAAAAATATGATGATTTTTTTATACAAAAAAACAAAGTCTAAGCCCCAGTCTAAACCACAGCCTAAACCAAAGCCCAAATCCAAGTCTAAGCCTCTGCGCCAGAAACAACTTTCACCGCTTGTTAACGATTTCGTTAACTAACAATGGAATTTTTCCGCTAAAAACAAAGGTATTTGTTAACGATTTGATTAACAAGCAAAAAAATCCCTACTTGTCCAGCAGGGGATGACTACCCAAAGTTTTCACCTGAAAACGAAAATACCCTTGGTTGTACCAAGGGTATTTTCTTAGGAGGGTCTTAGGGAAGGCGGGGCCTTCCCTTGTCTAATTAAGTGAGCAAAAAGGACCTGTCTTATCGACAGGTCCTTTTTAGCGAGAGTGAGGCTCAGTCGCAGGTTCTTATCCTACTCTTAGAGCCAAACGGTCTTTATTAAGTATTAGCGCCAGCCTTTTTAACGCAAAATCCCTTGCTTATTCAGCAAGGGATTTTTGCCAAGGGTTCTAAGGGGCGGAGCCCCTTACATCACATTAGGTGTTTGCGTCAACCCATTCAGCGTTCTTCTTGCAAGCTTCGATAGACTTTTCGAAAGCTGCCATTTCAGCGTCGTTCATCTTCACTTCGAAGATCTTTTCGACACCGTTTGCGCCAATCACGCAGGGAACGCCGCAGTAGAGGCCCTTGCCCTTACCCTGGTATTCGTCGTTGAGCTTAACAGCGCAGGTAAGAACGCTCTTCTTGTCGAGGAGGTAAGCTTCAGCCATCTTGATAGCGGAAGTTGCCGGGCTGTAGAATGCAGAGCCGCGAACGAGGAGAGAAACGATTTCGCCACCAGCGTTAGCAGTACGAGCAGCAAGTTCGTCGAACTTTTCCTTGCTCATGAGCTGCGGCAGAGGAATGCCACCGACGGAAACGCAGTCGTAGAGGGAAACCATGGTGTCACCGTGGCCGCCCATAACGATAGCCTTAACGTCTTCAGCAGAAACGCCCAGTTCCATAGCAACGAAGCAAGCGAGACGAGAAGAGTCGAGAACGCCAGCCATACCGATCACCTTGGAGGAATCGAAGCCGGTAACCTTCTGCATGTTGTACACCATTGCGTCCAGCGGGTTGGTGATAACGATAACGAATGCGTTAGGAGCCTTTTCCTTGATCTTGAGGCCCACGTCCTTGATGACGCCGCAGTTGATGCCAAGAAGGTCGTCACGGCTCATGCCCGGCTTACGAGGAACGCCAGCGGTAACGATAACGACGTCTGCACCAGCCATGTCGTCGTAGTTGGTAGAACCGGAGAGGTTGCAGGAAGTGCCCATAACGGAACGGCCTTCCATAATGTCGAGAGCCTTACCCTTCGGCATACCTTCAGTCATCGGAATATCGATGAGGACCACGTCACCCAGCTGCTTCTGAGCGAGGACGAGAGCCATAGTACCACCAATCTGACCAGCACCAACGAGTGCAATCTTCTTTCTTGCCATGATTTTACCTTCCTTAATAAGGTGTTGAAAAATTTACGCCCTAAATATAGCACTTTTAGGTGAAAGGGAAAAGGGGTCAAACCGCCGCCGGCAGCCCTTCCCCACAATTTGTAGCCATGGAAGGGGCAAAAACCTATATTTCGCCCCGAAAAATGGAACTTGGCGTTATAGGCATACTTTTTGGGATGAGCTGCATGGGCAGTTTTATCCAACGGGTCAGCGGATTCGGGTTCGGCATCTTTGTCATGACCGTTTTCCCCCACATTTTGCCTAGCTACGGCGAAGCCACCGCCCTTTCGGGAATGCTGGCCTGCTCCATGTCCCTGGTGGTGGCCTACCGCATGCGAAAGTACATCGTCTGGAAGCAGGTTCTCCCCCTCCTTGGCATTTTTACCGTCGTGAGCTTTTTTGCCGTAGGAGCCGTGGCAAGTTTCGACGACAAGTTCCTGAAGCATATCCTCGGGGCGATCCTCATTGTCATCAGCATCTACTTCTTCTTTATCAGCGAAAAGATCAAGCTGAAACCGAGTCTCCCTGCGCAGGTCGGGCTGGGAACATTGTCCGGCGTCATGGGCGGGCTTTTCGCCATGCAGGGGCCACCCTCGATGCTCTACTTCTTGGCCTCCTGCGAAACCAAGGAGAAGTACATCGCCCACAGCCAGGTGTACTTCGCCCTAGGCAACTTGATGATGACTTTCTTCAGAGCCGGAAACGGATTCGTGACAACTTCTGTGGGAATCGCCTACGGCTGCGGCATCGTTGGGGTAATCATCGGGACTGCAATTGGCGGAAAGGTATTCAAGAAGATTCCCCACAAGGTTCTCAAGAAAATCGTGTACGTGTACATGGCCATCAGCGGCATCGTGGCCCTACTCGCCTAAATAAATTGTAGATTGTATTTTACCGTCAAACTTCATTCTCGTAACTCAAAATTCGTAATTCATAATTAATTTCCATGCGCGCTTTAATTCTTTCAGACATTCATGGTTCCGCAGCCGCAGCCCGAAAGGCCCTCGCCCACTTTGAGCGACTTCATTGCGACAAAATTTTCCTGCTGGGAGATACCCTCTATCACGGTCCCCGAAATCCGCTTCCCGAGGGGCACGGTCCTATGGGTGTCGTAGAAGCACTGCGTCCCTACGGAAACAAGATTGTGGCGGTCCGCGGCAACTGCGACGCCGATGTAGACCTGATGATGCTTGACTTCGTAAAGATTGAGGATGAATACGCCGTCGTGGAAGATCAAGTGACGGACGCCGCGGGAAAGCAGAAGACCATCCGCCTCTTCTTAAGTCACGGTCACATCTTTATGCCGGAATGTTTTCCTGCCAACGCCCTGGACCAACTGGAACCGGCCGCACCTAGCAACAGCGCCGACCAAGCCCAGGGCAGAACCATCGACGCCTACCTTTACGGCCACACCCACATTTACCAGCTGCAGAAGAACTTCAAGGGTGTTCTCATGGTGAACCCCGGTTCCACCAGCCTGCCTAAGGGAGGCAATCCGGCAACCTTCGGCCTTTACGACAGCGCTCTTGCTAATGAAAACGGTCCCAAGTTCAGCATCCATGAACTTGAGACCGGCAAACTCCTTCAACAAGTTTAGAACCTATTTGACTGTAATTCGGTGGGTCGTCTCCCCTGCACGGACAATGTATGTTCCCACATTAGGCAGGTTCAGTGTCATGCCTTCCTGATAAGCTCTTGGCCTAGCAACAACCCTGCCCTGGATATCAAATACGGCAACGGTCTTGCCAATGGCTAGGCCTTCAATATGCAGGCTTAAGCCCTCTGCGTAAATCTTTCCGGCAAAACCCCTGGAGGCTACCGAAACGGCAACAGGATTTTCTGGATCCGGTTTATCCGTTGTATCCTTATCCAGCGTGTCCTTTTCAACAGGATGCAATTCAATGCCACTCATCCAGTCTAGAACCGGGTATGCGTCAACACCGACTTTCTGCTTCCAGACACCGCCATAATCAGGATGTTCCTGCAAAGCCTTGAATACGGTACCATCGGCAAAGTCCTTCGAGGAGACTTTGACAGCACCCTCAAATTCTTCGGATCCTTTGCTGAAATATACAGCATCGAATTTTACAACAGGCTCATACTTACTGCCTACGATGGGGCTCGCCCGCAGTTCACCCGAAACAGATCCGTAATTGAAAGAGTTTTCGATCACAAGAGGTTTTGTGGAAATTCCCACGAGGCCTCCAATTT
This window encodes:
- a CDS encoding anaerobic C4-dicarboxylate transporter, which codes for MTAVMIIQLLIVLAALYVGSRYGSLALGAISGIGLAILVLGFGMAPGKPPTDVIYIIIAAVTCAGIMQAAGGMDWLIQIAERLLRKHPNQIIFLAPLCTFFLTVLVGTGHVVYTLMPIICDISLKKGIRPERPCAVASVASQVGITCSPIAAAVASFVVISNANGFEINNLQVIAVTIPACLCGLMAAAGVSYKRGLDLEKDPVFQAKLKDPQQREYMYGNTASVLDMKVSKEAKRSVYIFLIALAVIVMFSLFQIAGHDIRPVVPTGKIVDGVAQVKPIGMNIIIQIVMISAAAFMIIFCKAQPKKAVAGAVWQSGMVAVVAIYGIAWLADTYFANYMDVMQGGLKDIVQHYPWAIAFAFFAVSVLINSQGAVVVAMLPLAYSLGIEGAVLLGVLPSVYGYFFIPNYPSDIATVNFDRSGTTVIGKYLLNHSFMLPGLTSVIVSTIVGSLIVKVFF
- the yfcE gene encoding phosphodiesterase, whose amino-acid sequence is MRALILSDIHGSAAAARKALAHFERLHCDKIFLLGDTLYHGPRNPLPEGHGPMGVVEALRPYGNKIVAVRGNCDADVDLMMLDFVKIEDEYAVVEDQVTDAAGKQKTIRLFLSHGHIFMPECFPANALDQLEPAAPSNSADQAQGRTIDAYLYGHTHIYQLQKNFKGVLMVNPGSTSLPKGGNPATFGLYDSALANENGPKFSIHELETGKLLQQV
- the mdh gene encoding malate dehydrogenase, encoding MARKKIALVGAGQIGGTMALVLAQKQLGDVVLIDIPMTEGMPKGKALDIMEGRSVMGTSCNLSGSTNYDDMAGADVVIVTAGVPRKPGMSRDDLLGINCGVIKDVGLKIKEKAPNAFVIVITNPLDAMVYNMQKVTGFDSSKVIGMAGVLDSSRLACFVAMELGVSAEDVKAIVMGGHGDTMVSLYDCVSVGGIPLPQLMSKEKFDELAARTANAGGEIVSLLVRGSAFYSPATSAIKMAEAYLLDKKSVLTCAVKLNDEYQGKGKGLYCGVPCVIGANGVEKIFEVKMNDAEMAAFEKSIEACKKNAEWVDANT
- a CDS encoding sulfite exporter TauE/SafE family protein — protein: MGSFIQRVSGFGFGIFVMTVFPHILPSYGEATALSGMLACSMSLVVAYRMRKYIVWKQVLPLLGIFTVVSFFAVGAVASFDDKFLKHILGAILIVISIYFFFISEKIKLKPSLPAQVGLGTLSGVMGGLFAMQGPPSMLYFLASCETKEKYIAHSQVYFALGNLMMTFFRAGNGFVTTSVGIAYGCGIVGVIIGTAIGGKVFKKIPHKVLKKIVYVYMAISGIVALLA